In Kitasatospora sp. NA04385, a single genomic region encodes these proteins:
- the cas7e gene encoding type I-E CRISPR-associated protein Cas7/Cse4/CasC, translated as MSSRIILDVHALQSVPPSNLNRDDTGAPKTAVYGGATRARVSSQSWKRATRRYFDTILDPAELGVRTKRVAELLAERITELAPGTGEAQALALAAEVLQTATGSKIEPPKRKVEQAKKNGGDDPAPESSYLMFLSARQLDHLAALAVEGAADIKAFFKDKDAKARAKKIADGRHSVDIALFGRMVADSTDINVDAAAQVAHAIGVHRSETESDYFTAVDDRNTDAEPGAGMIGTVDFNSATLYRYAALDVDLLERNLGRGLDQDEAPATPVRRAVEAFLEGFVSSLPTGKINTFGNHTLPDAVLVTLRTSRPVSFVGAFEKPVAPDADGGHLEPACARLADYVPEIERAYGDDDAQTWVLRVGPATAKLSSLGQETPRLSGLVTTVGAAVAARLEQRG; from the coding sequence GTGAGCAGCCGCATCATCCTCGACGTGCACGCCCTGCAGAGCGTCCCGCCGAGCAACCTGAACCGGGACGACACGGGCGCGCCCAAGACCGCGGTGTACGGCGGCGCCACCCGCGCCCGGGTCTCCAGCCAGTCCTGGAAGCGCGCCACCCGCCGCTACTTCGACACCATCCTCGACCCGGCCGAGCTCGGCGTGCGCACCAAGCGGGTCGCCGAACTCCTCGCCGAGCGCATCACCGAGCTCGCCCCCGGCACGGGTGAGGCCCAGGCGCTGGCGCTGGCGGCGGAGGTGCTGCAGACCGCGACCGGTTCGAAGATCGAGCCGCCCAAGCGCAAGGTCGAGCAGGCGAAGAAGAACGGCGGCGACGACCCGGCGCCCGAGTCCTCCTACCTGATGTTCCTCAGCGCCCGCCAGCTCGACCACCTCGCGGCCCTGGCCGTCGAAGGCGCCGCCGACATCAAGGCGTTCTTCAAGGACAAGGACGCCAAGGCCCGCGCGAAGAAGATCGCCGACGGCCGGCACTCCGTCGACATCGCCCTGTTCGGACGGATGGTCGCCGACTCCACCGACATCAACGTCGACGCCGCCGCCCAGGTCGCCCACGCCATCGGCGTGCACCGCAGCGAGACCGAGTCCGACTACTTCACCGCCGTCGACGACCGCAACACCGACGCCGAACCGGGCGCGGGCATGATCGGCACCGTCGACTTCAACTCCGCCACCCTCTACCGCTACGCCGCCCTCGACGTCGACCTACTGGAGCGCAACCTCGGCCGGGGCCTCGACCAGGACGAGGCGCCCGCCACCCCGGTGCGCCGCGCCGTCGAGGCGTTCCTGGAGGGCTTCGTCTCCTCCCTGCCCACCGGCAAGATCAACACCTTCGGCAACCACACCCTCCCCGACGCCGTCCTCGTCACCCTGCGGACCTCACGTCCCGTCAGCTTCGTCGGCGCCTTCGAGAAGCCCGTCGCCCCCGACGCCGACGGCGGTCACCTGGAGCCCGCCTGCGCCCGCCTCGCCGACTACGTCCCCGAGATCGAACGGGCCTACGGCGACGACGACGCCCAGACCTGGGTCCTGCGGGTGGGCCCCGCCACCGCCAAGCTCTCCTCCCTCGGCCAGGAGACCCCGCGGCTCTCCGGCCTGGTCACCACCGTCGGCGCCGCCGTCGCCGCCCGCCTGGAGCAGCGCGGATGA
- the casB gene encoding type I-E CRISPR-associated protein Cse2/CasB, with product MTTAPPATVQRRRVLGPVGTLAGSEIGRLQKGYLDDRPDAVAALARLRRGAGKDTSTIPDLWGLLDSDTLHADPALHQDAAHTALYTAATLYALHQQSRGTRMHRPGGDELGTAVRRLMPGGDMDEPTRKRFVRAGSAATMPVLATRLREIVLLLRRGDFALDYALLAEQLYQWQQQPWGPDSIRRSWGRSLHAHRAKPASGTASDTDSTADTDENKDSAQ from the coding sequence ATGACCACCGCCCCACCAGCCACCGTACAGCGCCGCCGCGTGCTCGGCCCGGTCGGTACCCTCGCCGGCAGCGAGATCGGCCGCCTGCAGAAGGGCTACCTGGACGACCGCCCCGACGCCGTCGCCGCCCTCGCCCGGCTGCGCCGCGGCGCCGGCAAGGACACCTCCACCATCCCCGACCTGTGGGGCCTGCTCGACAGCGACACCCTCCACGCCGACCCGGCATTGCACCAGGACGCCGCACACACCGCCCTGTACACGGCCGCGACCCTGTACGCCTTGCACCAGCAGTCCCGCGGCACCCGCATGCACCGGCCCGGCGGTGACGAACTCGGCACCGCCGTACGCCGCCTGATGCCCGGCGGCGACATGGACGAGCCGACCCGCAAGCGCTTCGTGCGGGCCGGATCCGCGGCCACGATGCCCGTCCTGGCCACCCGCCTGCGCGAGATCGTGCTGCTGCTGCGCCGCGGAGACTTCGCTCTCGACTACGCCCTGCTCGCCGAGCAGCTCTACCAGTGGCAGCAGCAGCCGTGGGGGCCGGACAGCATCCGGCGCTCCTGGGGCCGCTCCCTGCACGCCCACCGCGCCAAGCCCGCCAGCGGTACAGCCTCCGATACCGACAGCACCGCCGACACCGACGAGAACAAGGACAGCGCCCAGTGA
- the casA gene encoding type I-E CRISPR-associated protein Cse1/CasA — protein sequence MFDLTGQAWIPVLLAGGRESELSLREVFEQAQRIRRLACELPTQEFALTRLLLAIAHDALDGPGDTEEWADLWEDPQALHPVLPYLEEYRDRFDLLHPRTPFFQCAQLRTGKDEVFPLNRIVADVPNGNPFFTARFPGVERITFAEAARWVVHAQAYDTSGIKTGVEGDPRAKAGKAYPQGPAWAGNLGAVLAEGTDLRETLLLNLIAADHWSTVHGDLPAWRRPPAGPGAADDLALRPTGPRDLYTWQSRRIRLHADHDGVHGVVLTYGDPLVPRNKFGTEPMTGWRRSPAQEKKLGQSPVYLPREVDPARSAWRGLGSLIASAAPSQGAAADPAPELRPGLVHWLARLEADEILPKGRRMRLRTFGAVYGTQQSVIDEIAGDAVAFALVVLSERDSRLGETAKIAATDADLAVRALGDLASDLARAAGSESETPKASARDAGFGALDGPYRLWLAAIRDGDDPAALRTDWQQQARRIVSTLADGLIAQAGDTAWAGRTVVTKQGEAWLSTDSADLWFRSRLKRALPLAHPTTPQPDPTDRPPAPLAPGTSDAPVPADPDTAPDSERATA from the coding sequence GTGTTCGACCTGACAGGGCAGGCGTGGATCCCGGTCCTGCTGGCCGGCGGCCGCGAGAGCGAATTGTCACTGCGCGAGGTATTCGAGCAGGCGCAAAGAATCAGGCGACTGGCCTGCGAACTCCCCACCCAGGAATTCGCCCTCACCCGCCTGCTGCTGGCCATCGCCCACGATGCCCTGGACGGCCCGGGCGACACCGAGGAATGGGCCGACCTGTGGGAGGACCCGCAGGCGCTGCACCCGGTGCTGCCCTACCTGGAGGAATACCGGGACCGCTTCGACCTCCTCCACCCGCGCACGCCGTTCTTCCAGTGCGCGCAGCTTCGGACCGGCAAGGACGAGGTCTTCCCGCTGAACCGGATCGTGGCGGACGTGCCCAACGGCAACCCGTTCTTCACCGCGCGCTTCCCCGGCGTCGAGCGCATCACGTTCGCCGAGGCCGCCCGCTGGGTCGTGCACGCCCAGGCCTACGACACCTCGGGCATCAAGACCGGCGTGGAGGGCGACCCGCGGGCCAAAGCGGGCAAGGCCTACCCCCAGGGCCCGGCCTGGGCCGGCAACCTCGGGGCGGTGCTCGCCGAAGGCACGGACCTGCGCGAGACGTTGCTGCTGAACCTGATCGCGGCCGACCACTGGAGCACCGTCCACGGCGACCTGCCCGCCTGGCGCCGACCGCCCGCCGGCCCCGGCGCGGCCGACGACCTGGCCTTGCGTCCCACCGGCCCGCGCGACCTGTACACCTGGCAGTCCCGCCGCATCCGGCTGCACGCCGACCACGACGGTGTGCACGGCGTCGTCCTCACCTACGGCGACCCCCTCGTCCCTCGGAACAAGTTCGGCACCGAGCCCATGACCGGCTGGCGGCGCAGCCCTGCGCAGGAGAAGAAACTCGGCCAGTCGCCGGTGTACCTGCCCAGGGAAGTGGACCCGGCCCGATCGGCCTGGCGCGGTCTGGGCTCGCTGATCGCCTCCGCTGCCCCGTCCCAGGGCGCGGCCGCAGACCCTGCGCCGGAACTGAGGCCGGGGCTGGTGCACTGGCTGGCCCGGCTGGAAGCGGACGAGATCCTGCCCAAGGGGCGCCGGATGCGGCTGCGGACCTTCGGCGCCGTGTACGGCACCCAGCAGTCGGTCATCGACGAGATCGCCGGCGACGCGGTGGCGTTCGCGCTGGTCGTGCTGAGCGAACGGGACTCCCGTCTGGGCGAGACCGCGAAGATCGCGGCCACCGACGCGGATCTCGCCGTCCGGGCCCTGGGCGACCTGGCCTCCGATCTCGCACGGGCGGCAGGCAGCGAGTCCGAGACCCCCAAAGCGAGCGCACGGGACGCCGGATTCGGAGCCCTCGACGGCCCCTACCGGCTCTGGCTGGCGGCCATCCGCGACGGCGACGACCCGGCCGCGCTGCGCACCGACTGGCAGCAGCAGGCCCGCCGGATCGTCTCCACCCTCGCCGACGGCCTCATCGCCCAAGCCGGAGACACCGCGTGGGCGGGACGGACAGTGGTCACCAAACAGGGCGAGGCCTGGCTGAGCACCGACTCCGCCGACCTGTGGTTCCGCAGCCGCCTCAAGCGCGCCCTGCCGCTGGCCCACCCCACCACCCCGCAGCCCGATCCCACAGACCGCCCTCCGGCACCCCTCGCCCCCGGTACCTCCGACGCCCCGGTACCCGCAGACCCTGACACCGCCCCCGACAGCGAAAGGGCGACCGCATGA
- the cas3 gene encoding CRISPR-associated helicase Cas3' produces MGGGFDLRSRLSAGARSVWAKHDKDGEGWLPLWCHMQDSAAVAGLLWDFWVPDRVRALVGGVLPEGEVDGRRLAVWLAGVHDVGKVTPAFACQVDALADRMRDAGLEMPYRAGLGADRRLAPHGLAGQLLLQEWLKERHAWPGRVTGQFAVVVGGHHGVPPEQVALLELDGRAELLRTPGGSEEVWRRVQGELLDACAAEFGAQGRLGHWRGVRLPQTVQVVLSGLVIMADWIASNPDLFPYFPLEAGFDGGRRVAAAWRGLDLPGPWRPRVPQEDAQVLFASRFELLPGAVVRPVQAAAVEMARAMPEPGLLIVEAPMGEGKTEAALAAAEVLAARAGAGGVFFALPTMATSNAMFPRLLGWLDRLPVEGGERLSVLLAHSKAALNRDAAELRARSRQRVAAVDVDGAERVPKVGEEGAGPAELVAHQWLAGRKKGLLSSFVVGTVDQLLFAGLKARHLVLRHLAVAGKVVVIDEAHAYDTYMNAYLDRVLGWLGAYGVPVVVLSATLPAARRRELAQAYAGVGEGDDGRFAAVGQAREYPLLTAVCAGHDPLLGRPAASGRGGEVRLERLDDDLEVLADRLEAELEGGGCALVVRNTVDRVLEAAMVLRERFGNGAVSVAHARFIDTDRAENDSALLELFGPDGSRRPGRHIVVASQVAEQSLDVDFDLLVSDVAPVDLLLQRVGRLHRHRRPGRPARLREARCLLTGVDWSAAVPAPVRGSEAVYGRHALLRALAVLHPYLEEGRSLSLPGDISALVQAAYGDGPVGPVQWASVLEEARLVHEQLQVKKARAADVFRIREVGKDGRSLMGWLAGGTGDADDTRAGLAQVRDSPESIEVVVVEELEDGSLATVSWAGEGRGGLPLPTGSVPSPKAAKAAAACGLRLLARLAKPYIIDRVIAELERFYFESWQVKENPWLAGQLILPIRPGCPTLLAGFRLMYTRENGLEVSSADA; encoded by the coding sequence GTGGGCGGCGGGTTCGATCTGCGGTCGCGGTTGTCGGCGGGGGCCCGGAGTGTGTGGGCGAAGCACGACAAGGACGGTGAGGGGTGGCTGCCGTTGTGGTGCCACATGCAGGACAGTGCGGCGGTGGCGGGGCTGTTGTGGGACTTCTGGGTGCCGGATCGGGTGCGGGCGCTGGTGGGCGGGGTACTGCCGGAGGGGGAGGTGGACGGGCGGCGGTTGGCGGTGTGGCTGGCGGGGGTGCACGACGTCGGGAAGGTGACGCCGGCGTTCGCATGCCAGGTGGACGCTCTGGCCGACCGGATGCGTGATGCGGGGTTGGAGATGCCGTACCGGGCGGGGCTGGGTGCGGATCGGCGGCTGGCGCCGCACGGTCTGGCGGGGCAGTTGCTGCTGCAGGAGTGGTTGAAGGAGCGGCACGCGTGGCCGGGGAGGGTGACGGGGCAGTTCGCCGTGGTGGTGGGCGGCCACCACGGCGTTCCGCCGGAGCAGGTGGCGCTCCTGGAGTTGGACGGGCGTGCGGAGCTGTTGCGGACGCCGGGCGGGAGCGAAGAGGTGTGGCGGAGGGTCCAGGGGGAGTTGCTGGACGCGTGTGCGGCGGAGTTCGGGGCGCAGGGGAGGCTGGGGCACTGGCGTGGGGTGAGGTTGCCGCAGACGGTGCAGGTGGTGCTGTCCGGGTTGGTGATCATGGCGGACTGGATCGCGAGCAACCCTGATCTGTTCCCGTACTTTCCGCTGGAGGCCGGGTTCGACGGCGGGCGCCGGGTGGCGGCGGCGTGGCGGGGGTTGGACCTGCCGGGGCCGTGGCGGCCGCGGGTGCCACAGGAAGACGCCCAGGTGTTGTTCGCGTCGCGGTTCGAGCTGCTGCCGGGGGCGGTGGTGCGGCCGGTGCAGGCGGCGGCGGTGGAGATGGCGCGGGCTATGCCCGAGCCGGGGCTGCTGATCGTGGAGGCGCCGATGGGGGAGGGGAAGACGGAGGCGGCGCTGGCGGCGGCGGAGGTGTTGGCGGCGCGGGCCGGTGCGGGCGGGGTGTTCTTCGCGCTGCCGACGATGGCGACGAGCAACGCCATGTTCCCGCGGCTGCTGGGCTGGCTGGACCGGTTGCCGGTCGAGGGCGGCGAGCGGCTGTCGGTGCTGCTGGCGCATTCGAAGGCGGCGCTGAACCGGGATGCCGCCGAGTTGCGGGCCCGCTCGCGGCAGCGGGTGGCGGCGGTGGACGTGGACGGTGCGGAGCGGGTGCCGAAGGTGGGTGAGGAGGGGGCGGGGCCGGCGGAGCTGGTGGCGCACCAGTGGCTGGCCGGACGGAAGAAGGGCCTGCTGTCGTCGTTCGTGGTGGGGACGGTCGACCAGTTGCTGTTCGCCGGTCTGAAGGCCCGCCACCTGGTGCTGCGTCATCTGGCGGTGGCGGGGAAGGTCGTGGTGATCGACGAGGCGCACGCGTACGACACGTACATGAACGCCTACCTGGACCGGGTGCTGGGCTGGCTGGGTGCGTACGGGGTGCCGGTGGTGGTGCTGTCGGCGACGCTTCCGGCCGCGCGCCGCCGGGAGCTGGCGCAGGCGTACGCGGGCGTCGGCGAGGGAGATGACGGGCGGTTCGCTGCTGTGGGGCAGGCGCGGGAGTATCCGCTGCTGACGGCGGTGTGCGCCGGGCACGATCCGCTGCTGGGGCGGCCGGCGGCGTCCGGCCGCGGGGGCGAGGTGCGGTTGGAGCGGCTGGATGACGACCTGGAGGTGCTGGCGGACCGGCTGGAGGCCGAGCTGGAAGGAGGTGGGTGCGCGCTGGTGGTGCGCAACACCGTCGACCGGGTGCTGGAGGCGGCCATGGTGCTGCGGGAGAGGTTCGGGAACGGAGCGGTGAGCGTCGCGCACGCCAGGTTCATCGACACCGACCGGGCCGAGAACGACAGCGCGCTGCTGGAGTTGTTCGGCCCGGACGGCTCGCGGCGACCCGGGCGGCACATCGTGGTGGCCAGCCAGGTGGCGGAGCAGTCGCTGGACGTGGACTTCGACCTGCTGGTGAGCGACGTGGCGCCAGTGGACCTGCTGCTGCAGCGGGTGGGGCGGCTGCACCGCCACCGGCGCCCGGGCCGACCCGCGCGGCTGCGGGAGGCGAGGTGCCTGCTGACGGGCGTCGACTGGTCCGCCGCGGTACCCGCGCCGGTGCGCGGATCGGAGGCGGTGTACGGGCGGCACGCGCTGCTGCGCGCGCTCGCCGTGCTGCACCCCTACCTGGAGGAGGGACGGAGCCTGTCCCTGCCCGGTGACATCAGCGCCTTGGTGCAGGCGGCGTACGGGGACGGGCCGGTGGGGCCCGTGCAGTGGGCGTCGGTGCTGGAGGAGGCGCGGCTGGTCCACGAGCAGCTGCAGGTGAAGAAGGCGCGGGCGGCGGATGTGTTCCGGATCAGGGAGGTGGGCAAGGACGGCCGGTCGCTGATGGGCTGGCTGGCCGGGGGAACGGGTGATGCGGACGACACGCGTGCCGGGCTGGCCCAGGTGCGTGACAGCCCGGAGAGCATCGAGGTGGTCGTCGTCGAAGAGTTGGAGGACGGCTCGCTGGCGACGGTGAGCTGGGCGGGCGAGGGGAGGGGAGGTCTGCCGCTGCCGACCGGTTCGGTGCCGTCGCCGAAGGCGGCGAAAGCGGCGGCGGCCTGCGGGCTGCGCCTGCTGGCGCGCTTGGCAAAGCCGTACATTATTGACCGGGTAATTGCCGAACTTGAGCGTTTCTACTTCGAAAGTTGGCAGGTTAAGGAAAACCCTTGGTTGGCAGGCCAGTTGATCCTTCCGATCAGGCCCGGTTGTCCGACCCTTCTGGCAGGGTTCCGACTCATGTACACCCGTGAGAACGGACTCGAGGTGTCGAGTGCCGACGCATGA
- a CDS encoding type II toxin-antitoxin system Phd/YefM family antitoxin, with translation MDTYPITEARNKLGALARQVSAEQKHIALSDRGQTMAVLISPAELEELEYYRATAEYLARKARGETGTAVPHDEARRRVLGEAS, from the coding sequence ATGGATACCTATCCGATCACTGAGGCCCGCAACAAGCTCGGGGCCCTGGCGCGGCAGGTCAGCGCCGAACAGAAGCACATCGCCCTCTCGGACCGGGGCCAGACCATGGCCGTCCTGATCAGCCCGGCCGAGCTGGAGGAGCTGGAGTACTACCGGGCCACCGCCGAGTACCTGGCGCGCAAGGCCCGCGGCGAGACCGGGACGGCCGTTCCCCATGATGAGGCCCGCCGCCGGGTCCTCGGAGAGGCCTCGTGA
- a CDS encoding type II toxin-antitoxin system RelE/ParE family toxin: MTYRIVWEPEALAVAQKYAVGDRAGIEQVFQAVDLLADNPRPAGAFTVGISGIYRVQVGFYRVQYEVHDQTVTVTVFHLGRA, from the coding sequence GTGACCTACCGCATCGTCTGGGAGCCCGAGGCCCTGGCCGTAGCGCAGAAGTACGCCGTCGGCGACCGGGCGGGGATCGAGCAGGTCTTCCAGGCCGTCGACCTGCTCGCCGACAACCCCAGGCCCGCGGGCGCCTTCACGGTCGGGATCAGCGGGATCTACCGGGTCCAGGTGGGCTTCTACCGCGTCCAGTACGAGGTCCACGACCAGACGGTCACCGTGACCGTGTTCCACCTCGGCCGGGCCTGA
- a CDS encoding Fic family protein encodes MIRTLTPSDLSWDDVDPSRYPFDAAAVHQVVHSLGPASHVPHRVDLSSADRAMTSRRLDEGRAWADAMSHALVEHYGRWSVGWRWAHDEGDVGGGPVGSWCCPRDSITMPQETLARVASALSEWRAWLESLAGRFDAYPLDLSSVGEQRILWERAAHHLILQVTDRTGCGSGWHGHCRQVLTWFLTHWGVEPSVARTMVDQAIGGRFKSWTGPDVLLVEEVAERLSLSLRPDHGEWSDPPPARDHLQSWLTIRATAPWQKCPVSDSGPVTAARDGAADDIRTFDHALDPARAQGMLAALDLARTDAARGAALDFELLRGWQQHVLGTNQPPPFRSRPAFAKEGRERYGIGPDTRARMDSCLAESSPGLDDPLPITARAARAYLDVCFFHPFDDGNARAAFLAAVFVLAREGITLHSVPLLRRVSFEADDPRDGPTLAYYINMLIEETRRNSVPPQQGR; translated from the coding sequence GTGATCCGTACGCTGACCCCCAGCGATCTGAGCTGGGATGACGTGGACCCTTCCCGATACCCCTTCGACGCTGCCGCGGTGCACCAGGTGGTGCACTCTCTCGGGCCGGCCTCGCATGTTCCCCACCGTGTCGATCTTTCCTCGGCCGACCGGGCAATGACTAGCCGGAGGCTCGATGAGGGTCGCGCGTGGGCCGACGCGATGTCCCACGCCCTCGTCGAGCACTACGGCCGCTGGAGCGTGGGCTGGCGTTGGGCGCACGACGAAGGCGATGTGGGCGGCGGGCCGGTGGGGAGCTGGTGCTGTCCCAGGGACTCGATCACCATGCCGCAAGAGACGCTGGCCCGGGTCGCCTCCGCGCTGTCCGAGTGGCGTGCGTGGCTGGAGAGCCTCGCCGGACGCTTCGACGCGTACCCGCTGGACCTCTCCTCGGTCGGCGAGCAGCGAATCCTTTGGGAGCGCGCCGCACACCACCTGATCCTGCAGGTGACCGACCGCACGGGCTGTGGCAGCGGTTGGCACGGGCACTGCCGCCAGGTACTCACCTGGTTCCTCACGCACTGGGGAGTCGAACCCTCGGTCGCACGGACCATGGTGGACCAGGCGATCGGCGGACGGTTCAAGAGCTGGACCGGCCCTGACGTGCTGCTGGTCGAGGAGGTCGCGGAGCGGCTCTCGTTGTCGCTGCGGCCGGATCACGGCGAGTGGTCCGACCCCCCTCCCGCGCGGGACCACCTGCAGAGCTGGCTCACGATACGCGCGACCGCCCCCTGGCAGAAGTGCCCCGTCAGCGACAGCGGACCGGTGACTGCAGCACGGGACGGTGCGGCCGACGACATCCGGACCTTCGACCACGCCCTGGACCCCGCCCGTGCCCAAGGCATGCTCGCCGCACTCGACCTGGCGCGGACCGACGCGGCCCGCGGCGCCGCACTCGACTTCGAACTCCTCCGCGGATGGCAGCAGCACGTCCTGGGCACCAACCAGCCGCCACCCTTCCGCAGCAGGCCGGCATTCGCCAAGGAAGGCCGGGAGCGCTACGGCATCGGCCCGGACACCCGCGCCCGGATGGACTCCTGTCTAGCCGAAAGCTCCCCCGGCCTCGACGATCCACTGCCCATCACCGCCCGCGCCGCCCGCGCCTACCTCGACGTCTGCTTCTTCCATCCCTTCGACGACGGCAACGCTCGCGCCGCCTTCCTCGCAGCCGTCTTCGTCCTGGCCCGCGAAGGCATCACGCTCCACAGCGTCCCACTGCTGCGGCGCGTCTCCTTCGAGGCTGACGACCCGCGAGATGGCCCAACTCTCGCCTACTACATCAACATGCTCATAGAAGAGACCCGCCGTAACTCGGTTCCTCCCCAGCAGGGGCGGTAG
- a CDS encoding NAD(P)/FAD-dependent oxidoreductase, protein MNAAAARRHEVLVLGAGYAGLSAAIQLAARTGKRGHLRVTLVNPYDTFTERLRLHMTATGQETAEMDIPALLDGTGAEFVRGWVTAVDAAAKTVRIDDDRILRYDTLVYGLGSVADTITVPGVDEHAYTLNSAQDAALLADRLARLGGGTVVVGGSGLTGIEAAAEIAEQYPQLQVVLLGRGEPGASMHPKAKAHLDAALARLGVQVRSGVEVAKVLADSVELADGTGVEAAVVLWTSGTRVSPLAAAAGLTVDERGRVVTDGALRSLSHPDVYAVGDAAAIRQGYGVMHGTCQGGMPTGVHAALAILRVLAGKEPKPFRFGYYHTPVSLGRNDGVVQFTHPDDSPRRIVLTGKRAAKYKETVTAAPWPTFARMKKMPASGALWPHGGRYTRIRSAK, encoded by the coding sequence ATGAACGCTGCAGCAGCACGACGGCACGAAGTCCTGGTCCTGGGCGCCGGCTATGCCGGGCTCTCCGCCGCGATCCAGCTGGCAGCCCGCACCGGGAAGCGTGGGCACCTGCGGGTGACGCTGGTCAACCCGTACGACACCTTCACCGAGCGGCTCCGGCTGCACATGACCGCCACCGGTCAGGAGACGGCCGAGATGGACATCCCGGCGCTGCTGGACGGCACCGGAGCCGAGTTCGTCCGAGGCTGGGTCACCGCGGTGGACGCCGCGGCGAAGACCGTCCGGATCGACGACGACCGCATCCTGCGGTACGACACCCTGGTCTACGGCCTGGGCAGCGTCGCGGACACGATCACGGTCCCCGGCGTGGACGAGCATGCCTACACCCTCAACAGCGCGCAGGACGCCGCCCTCCTCGCCGACCGGCTGGCCCGGCTCGGCGGCGGGACCGTCGTGGTCGGCGGCAGCGGCCTCACCGGCATCGAGGCTGCCGCGGAGATCGCCGAGCAGTACCCACAGCTCCAGGTGGTGCTGCTGGGCCGCGGGGAGCCGGGTGCGAGCATGCACCCGAAGGCCAAGGCCCACCTGGACGCGGCGCTGGCCCGGCTCGGCGTGCAGGTGCGCAGCGGCGTCGAGGTGGCCAAGGTGCTGGCGGACAGCGTCGAGCTCGCGGACGGCACCGGCGTCGAGGCGGCCGTAGTGCTGTGGACCAGCGGCACCCGCGTCTCGCCGCTGGCCGCCGCCGCTGGCCTGACCGTCGACGAGCGCGGCCGGGTGGTCACCGACGGCGCCCTGCGCTCGCTCTCGCACCCGGATGTCTACGCGGTGGGCGATGCGGCGGCGATCCGGCAGGGCTACGGCGTGATGCACGGGACCTGCCAGGGCGGCATGCCGACCGGCGTGCACGCGGCCCTCGCCATCTTGCGGGTGCTGGCCGGCAAGGAGCCCAAGCCCTTTCGCTTCGGTTACTACCACACCCCTGTCAGCCTGGGTCGGAACGACGGCGTCGTACAGTTCACCCATCCGGACGACAGCCCGCGCCGGATCGTGCTGACCGGCAAGCGGGCCGCGAAGTACAAGGAGACGGTCACCGCCGCACCGTGGCCGACCTTCGCCCGCATGAAGAAGATGCCCGCCTCGGGCGCCCTCTGGCCGCACGGCGGCCGCTACACCCGGATCCGGAGCGCCAAGTGA
- a CDS encoding RNA polymerase sigma-70 factor: protein MTQPQQADPEQLAFQQYRTLLFSVAYRLLGSAADAEDVVQDAWLKWSAADRSQVADPKAYLTRIISNLAVERLRSTRHQRETYVGPWLPEPILTGPDTADNVAAADSVSMALLVVLETLSPLERAVFVLKEVFAFSYAEIAQAVERSETAVRQAAHRAREHVRARRPRFPADRARQRDVTERFFAAATGGDINTLMELLSPDVTLWTDGGGKVRQALKPVVGLQTVAGWFAALGTATYQGVTPDQMRAELTSINGGPGVVFRGPNRVVATMTFDFDPEGRISAIHNVANPDKLQAIADGTRRELT from the coding sequence GTGACCCAGCCGCAGCAGGCCGACCCCGAGCAACTCGCCTTCCAGCAGTACCGCACCCTGCTCTTCTCCGTCGCCTACCGCCTCCTCGGCTCCGCAGCCGACGCCGAGGACGTGGTCCAGGACGCCTGGCTCAAGTGGTCGGCGGCCGACCGATCCCAGGTCGCCGACCCCAAGGCCTACCTGACCCGGATCATCTCCAACCTGGCGGTGGAGCGGCTCCGCTCCACCCGCCACCAGCGCGAGACCTACGTCGGGCCGTGGCTGCCCGAACCGATCCTCACCGGCCCGGACACCGCCGACAACGTCGCCGCGGCGGACTCGGTCTCCATGGCCCTGCTCGTCGTCCTGGAGACGCTGAGCCCCCTGGAGCGCGCGGTCTTCGTGCTGAAGGAGGTCTTCGCCTTCAGCTACGCGGAGATCGCGCAGGCGGTGGAACGCTCCGAGACGGCAGTGCGGCAGGCCGCGCACCGCGCCCGCGAACACGTCCGGGCCCGCCGGCCCCGTTTCCCCGCGGACCGCGCCCGCCAGCGCGACGTCACCGAGCGGTTCTTCGCCGCTGCGACCGGCGGCGACATCAACACCCTCATGGAACTGCTCTCCCCGGACGTGACGCTGTGGACCGACGGCGGCGGCAAGGTCCGCCAGGCCCTCAAGCCGGTCGTAGGCCTTCAAACCGTGGCCGGTTGGTTCGCCGCACTCGGCACCGCGACCTACCAGGGCGTCACACCCGATCAGATGCGGGCGGAACTCACCTCGATCAACGGCGGCCCGGGTGTGGTCTTCCGCGGCCCGAACCGCGTGGTCGCCACGATGACCTTCGACTTCGACCCGGAGGGACGCATCTCGGCCATCCACAACGTGGCCAACCCCGACAAGCTCCAGGCCATCGCCGACGGCACCCGCCGCGAACTCACCTGA